Proteins encoded in a region of the Mycteria americana isolate JAX WOST 10 ecotype Jacksonville Zoo and Gardens chromosome 9, USCA_MyAme_1.0, whole genome shotgun sequence genome:
- the CAVIN2 gene encoding caveolae-associated protein 2, with protein MGEAAGGSAVPPLPASEAVGGQVNALTVLALLEKLVSMLEAVEGQQRQMEQRQRGLEGAVRGIQGDLGKLCRSHGATGEAVEKLLEKSRKVCAHTRAVRERLERQCDQVRRLEQHHAQLLRRDRFKVLIFQEENEIPASVFAKEPIPSITEGKEEPVDENKTLEETLHTVELCSDDEMFHEEDDVDDSAEEKTEESRAEKIKRSSLKKVDSLKKAFSRQNIEKKMNKISTKIVSPERREKIKKSLTAHHQKSSSSKSSAFKVSPLTFNVKKAREGESPAEAEDRPTETTSNNQAENEDETSFADMHSDMTPTTSLTEEGKAVADSLEKEARMEGSAMMNNNIELSIVEDDEEYGMPLEVSSQKLYDERNNPVGAETEQSDEETTQAAVLQIDQTA; from the exons atgggggaggcggcgggaggcagcgcgGTCCCTCCGCTACCGGCGTCGGAGGCGGTCGGGGGGCAGGTGAACGCCCTGACCGTCCTGGCCTTACTGGAGAAACTGGTCTCGATGCTGGAAGCGGTGGAAGGGCAACAGCGTCAGATGGAGCAGAGGCAGCGGGGTTTAGAAGGGGCGGTGCGGGGTATTCAGGGAGACCTGGGGAAATTGTGCCGCAGCCACGGGGCGACGGGGGAAGCGGTGGAGAAGCTGCTGGAGAAGTCGCGGAAGGTGTGCGCCCACACCCGCGCCGTGCGGGAGCGGCTGGAGAGGCAATGCGACCAGGTGCGACGCCTGGAACAGCATCACGCACAGCTGCTGCGGCGGGACCGCTTCAAGGTGCTCATCTTCCAG GAGGAAAATGAGATCCCTGCCAGTGTTTTTGCAAAAGAGCCTATTCCCAGcattacagaaggaaaagaggagcCTGTGGACGAGAACAAAACACTGGAAGAAACCTTGCACACAGTGGAGTTGTGTTCAGATGACGAAATGTTTCACGAGGAAGATGATGTGGATGAcagtgcagaggagaaaacagaagaatcaaGAGCTGAGAAAATTAAAAGATCCAGCCTCAAGAAGGTAGACAGCCTCAAGAAAGCATTTTCCCGCCAAAACATCGAGAAGAAGATGAACAAGATCAGCACAAAGATTGTCTCGCCTGAACGGAGAGAAAAGATCAAGAAATCACTTACTGCACATCACCAGAAATCCTCCTCTTCAAAGAGTTCGGCTTTCAAAGTATCTCCCCTCACCTTCAACGTGAAGAAAGCCCGTGAAGGAGAAAGCCCTGCTGAAGCTGAAGATAGACCAACGGAAACTACAAGCAACAACCAAGCTGAGAATGAGGACGAAACGTCATTTGCCGACATGCACTCAGATATGACACCTACCACCTCGCTGACTGAGGAGGGCAAAGCAGTAGCCGATTCTCTAGAGAAGGAAGCCAGAATGGAAGGGAGCGCCATGATGAACAACAACATCGAGCTGTCCATTGTTGAAGATGATGAAGAGTATGGAATGCCTCTAGAAGTTTCTAGCCAGAAACTGTATGATGAAAGAAACAACCCAGTCGGTGCGGAAACGGAACAATCTGACGAAGAAACGACCCAAGCAGCTGTCCTGCAGATAGACCAAACAGCGTAA